In a single window of the Leptospira harrisiae genome:
- a CDS encoding heavy metal translocating P-type ATPase, giving the protein METLSNTTERTLDLFGMTCANCALRIEKGLSKMDGVYEVRVNFARESVFLRTSDSVSIGSLLEKVESLGYSALVHDANKQSETEKKQKEQIRNLKVRFLLSVFFSLPLFYGMVTHFQFLSFIPMPHFLMDRFVQMAIAFPVQFLIGFPFYKSAYRALRNGSANMDVLVVIGTSAAYGYSIFGKDLYFETSAVLITFILGGKWIEHFAKGKSSDGINALLKLRPETATVKSNGEWTEVPNEYLKQGDMVLVKAGERFPMDGIVSEGASFADESMLTGESMPVEKKIGDSILSGTVNGNGSLVVKATKVGNDTTLSHIIRSVEESLGTKAPIQRIADQISAYFVPIVISISLIDFFVWYFAFTPGDITSAIETSIAILVIACPCALGLATPISLLVGTGRAAKHGVLFRSAEALESVSKINWIAFDKTGTLTEGKPKVTEMIHFGLEQASQDQILKNVVRMEQTSDHPLAKAIVGYGKEKNLLPNSDLLVSTKTFPGGGIQSEQEGNYYVAGKRTFVEESGFIISKSIQESITTWSEDGSSLVFVGIRGNIEGMIVFRVEDSLRNDAKEAISSLKSMGVEPVLLTGDHPNSANKVAELVGISAVYAGLLPEEKAKIIVTFKTEKIHSAMVGDGINDAPALASADVGIAMGTGSDVAIQTADVVLVNGDIQRIVDLISIGKDTVTNIRQNFVWALGYNLLGIPIAASGLLLPWVSGAAMAFSSISVVLNALRMSRWK; this is encoded by the coding sequence TTGGAAACGTTAAGTAATACCACCGAACGAACATTAGATCTTTTTGGTATGACATGTGCGAATTGTGCCCTTCGAATTGAGAAGGGCCTTTCGAAAATGGATGGAGTCTATGAAGTTCGTGTTAACTTTGCCCGTGAGTCTGTTTTTTTGCGAACCTCAGATTCCGTCAGTATCGGTTCTCTTTTAGAAAAAGTTGAGTCACTTGGATATTCCGCACTGGTTCATGATGCAAATAAACAATCTGAAACTGAAAAAAAACAAAAAGAACAAATTCGAAATTTAAAAGTTCGGTTTCTTTTATCAGTTTTCTTCTCCTTACCATTGTTTTATGGAATGGTAACCCATTTTCAGTTTTTAAGTTTTATACCGATGCCGCATTTTTTAATGGATAGGTTTGTTCAGATGGCCATTGCATTCCCAGTTCAATTCCTAATTGGATTTCCGTTTTATAAGTCTGCTTACCGAGCTTTACGGAATGGGTCAGCAAATATGGATGTCCTCGTTGTCATTGGTACAAGTGCTGCTTATGGTTATAGTATATTTGGCAAAGACTTATACTTTGAAACTTCAGCAGTCCTAATTACTTTTATTTTAGGGGGTAAATGGATTGAACATTTTGCCAAAGGGAAAAGCAGTGATGGAATCAATGCTCTACTTAAACTTCGACCAGAGACAGCCACTGTAAAATCCAATGGTGAATGGACTGAAGTTCCCAACGAATATTTAAAACAAGGTGACATGGTTTTGGTAAAGGCAGGGGAAAGGTTTCCAATGGATGGTATTGTTTCCGAGGGAGCGAGTTTCGCCGATGAATCAATGTTAACTGGCGAAAGTATGCCGGTAGAAAAAAAAATCGGTGATTCAATTTTGAGTGGCACAGTCAACGGGAATGGTTCGCTTGTCGTGAAAGCAACGAAAGTTGGGAATGACACAACACTTTCGCATATCATTCGTTCAGTGGAAGAGTCTCTCGGTACCAAAGCACCCATTCAGAGGATTGCCGATCAAATTTCAGCCTATTTTGTTCCAATTGTCATTTCGATTAGTCTCATAGATTTTTTTGTTTGGTACTTTGCGTTTACACCTGGTGATATTACATCAGCCATAGAAACAAGCATTGCAATTCTTGTGATTGCTTGTCCCTGTGCATTGGGTCTTGCTACGCCAATTTCATTACTTGTTGGTACAGGACGAGCTGCCAAACATGGTGTGTTGTTTAGAAGTGCAGAGGCTTTAGAATCGGTTTCTAAAATCAATTGGATTGCGTTTGATAAAACGGGAACATTGACGGAAGGAAAACCAAAAGTTACTGAAATGATCCATTTTGGCTTAGAACAAGCCAGCCAAGACCAAATTTTAAAAAACGTTGTTAGGATGGAACAAACTTCTGATCACCCGCTTGCCAAAGCCATTGTGGGTTATGGAAAGGAAAAAAATCTTTTACCAAATTCTGATTTGCTTGTTTCTACTAAAACTTTTCCTGGTGGTGGAATTCAATCAGAACAAGAAGGAAATTATTATGTTGCCGGCAAACGAACGTTTGTTGAAGAAAGTGGTTTTATCATTTCTAAATCCATCCAAGAATCCATTACAACTTGGTCAGAAGATGGATCGAGTTTGGTATTTGTTGGGATTCGTGGAAACATAGAAGGGATGATTGTTTTTCGAGTTGAGGACAGTTTGCGTAATGATGCAAAAGAAGCGATTTCCTCACTAAAGTCAATGGGTGTAGAACCTGTCCTTCTGACAGGAGACCATCCAAATTCTGCAAACAAAGTAGCCGAGTTAGTAGGAATCTCAGCAGTTTATGCAGGTCTTCTTCCTGAAGAAAAAGCAAAGATCATCGTCACTTTCAAAACAGAAAAAATCCATTCAGCAATGGTGGGAGATGGAATCAATGATGCGCCTGCGCTAGCATCAGCAGATGTTGGAATTGCTATGGGAACTGGGTCTGATGTTGCGATCCAAACTGCCGATGTAGTCCTTGTGAATGGAGACATCCAAAGAATTGTGGATCTAATTAGTATCGGTAAGGACACAGTCACTAACATTCGACAAAATTTTGTTTGGGCACTTGGTTACAATTTATTAGGAATTCCAATCGCTGCATCTGGACTTCTTCTTCCTTGGGTGAGTGGTGCGGCTATGGCATTCAGTTCTATTTCAGTGGTTTTGAATGCACTTCGAATGAGTCGTTGGAAATAA
- a CDS encoding heavy-metal-associated domain-containing protein encodes MVNYEIEGMTCGHCKKTVEKVFAENGKEATANLDLKTVSVKESLTDAELNLLRERLGEDGYSLGNVK; translated from the coding sequence ATGGTTAATTATGAAATTGAAGGAATGACTTGTGGACATTGCAAAAAAACTGTAGAGAAAGTGTTTGCAGAAAATGGAAAAGAAGCAACTGCAAATTTAGATTTAAAAACTGTCTCAGTAAAAGAATCTTTAACGGATGCGGAGTTAAATTTACTACGTGAACGTTTAGGAGAGGATGGATATTCACTTGGAAACGTTAAGTAA
- the cueR gene encoding Cu(I)-responsive transcriptional regulator gives MNIGELSKESGVSTKLIRHYEGIGLIPEAGRTENGYRFYTPEDIHYLRFIKRSRELGFPLEDIKSLLGLWKNKSRSSKQVKSLAEKHLNELDLKLKQLKDMSDTLKTLVKHCHGDHRPDCPILKNLEQT, from the coding sequence ATGAATATTGGAGAACTTTCCAAAGAATCGGGAGTCAGCACAAAACTCATTCGTCACTACGAAGGAATTGGACTCATTCCAGAAGCAGGTAGAACTGAAAATGGGTATAGGTTTTATACACCAGAAGACATCCACTACTTACGTTTTATCAAAAGATCGCGAGAACTTGGATTTCCACTCGAAGATATTAAAAGTTTACTTGGACTTTGGAAAAATAAATCCCGAAGTAGCAAACAAGTAAAATCACTCGCTGAAAAACATTTAAACGAATTGGATTTGAAACTTAAACAACTAAAGGATATGTCGGATACATTAAAAACCCTCGTCAAACATTGCCATGGCGACCATAGGCCAGACTGTCCCATTCTAAAAAACTTGGAACAAACCTAA
- a CDS encoding SGNH/GDSL hydrolase family protein, with amino-acid sequence MKKDIHKSTFLSKPIKLILYTLLFFCGLVFAARFIDSFDFLRFSYGHYHFPAGKKIPYFRGGEREFGEINEYGVRIGNLKKNPDCRYLLLGDSQTFGSGLFWKDTFAEILNRETKCQWTNVGIPGFTLENEFSMYLKLSPVLKVTTVYLFVYGNDIYETGDTPDYVHFVNHQKKYIHLFSFFFPNSARLFLKKSYFDSIQVRMEEELERVSKLPYVPSVLKTKKNEMVDFLPLKTLFQISPNYLSSSLDTKTFAKLNFDRWRKIFLQLKDKINKDGKDLKVVYIPLEVEYDKTRYEIYKDIGFQMNPSWLESDSELVLDLIQLTKENHIPFIDLRHLMRYRTDLLQSGDIHINEVATRLIADILKKDL; translated from the coding sequence ATGAAAAAAGATATTCATAAGTCCACTTTTCTTTCTAAACCCATAAAATTGATTCTTTATACCTTATTGTTTTTTTGCGGATTGGTTTTTGCTGCCAGATTCATTGATTCCTTTGACTTTTTAAGATTTTCTTATGGCCATTATCATTTCCCAGCTGGAAAAAAAATTCCTTATTTCCGAGGAGGGGAAAGAGAATTTGGGGAGATCAATGAATATGGAGTTCGGATTGGAAATCTAAAAAAAAATCCAGATTGTAGGTATTTGCTGTTAGGTGATTCTCAGACTTTTGGATCGGGATTGTTTTGGAAGGATACATTCGCGGAAATTTTAAATCGAGAGACAAAATGCCAGTGGACCAATGTGGGTATTCCTGGCTTTACCTTAGAAAACGAATTTTCTATGTATTTAAAACTGAGTCCTGTTTTAAAAGTGACAACTGTATATTTGTTTGTTTATGGGAATGACATATATGAAACTGGTGATACTCCAGACTATGTTCATTTTGTGAATCATCAAAAAAAATACATTCACCTGTTTTCGTTTTTCTTTCCAAACTCAGCACGATTGTTTTTGAAAAAATCTTATTTTGATTCCATTCAAGTGAGAATGGAAGAGGAGTTGGAAAGAGTATCTAAACTTCCATATGTTCCTTCAGTTTTAAAAACCAAAAAAAATGAAATGGTTGATTTCCTCCCACTCAAAACATTATTCCAAATCAGTCCCAATTATCTTTCGAGTTCCCTTGATACTAAAACTTTTGCAAAATTAAATTTTGATCGATGGAGGAAAATATTTTTACAATTAAAAGATAAAATAAATAAAGATGGGAAAGATCTTAAGGTAGTTTATATTCCTTTGGAAGTGGAATATGACAAAACTCGTTATGAAATATATAAAGACATAGGATTTCAAATGAATCCTAGTTGGTTGGAATCTGATTCCGAGTTGGTTTTGGATTTGATTCAGTTAACAAAGGAAAATCACATTCCATTCATCGATTTAAGGCATTTAATGCGATACAGAACAGATTTATTACAAAGTGGAGATATCCATATCAATGAGGTGGCCACTCGATTGATTGCTGATATTCTTAAAAAAGATTTATAA
- a CDS encoding LA_3751/LA_3752 family putative glycosyltransferase codes for MDQSKKAIGFFVSLAFLVLGFLLITTKQIEPFSDFALLEWQIKLALQGTFHLQYSFLLEDPNFQFFPLPDLFFHVHNGLPYSTFPNFYPIFVSPLYLGFGAAGIKLGQFVLFFYTIFIFYQIKKDKIATILLLFGSILSLYIFLIHETILFFFLEVVILYFYNRKWSILSGFLSMCLIWMRPEMVFSIFLIPFCFPKEKNWKLYLLTLFVTGFIFSVLNFMTLGTYVPLRLVKNSEFQFRLDTSLYLFKLWIEQAPIFVFFVFYFIKSIFQKKVIYQNLLLILVTIVMILISPNTGGHNTPRYLFGLIPLYIVLLKNNETVESKISINWGILLLILSIYQSNLLFQKTKELKKISQYQTNTIQEITKIKDKFLVFNNSDFSFVILQKFAALPFTPAEKELLLLRPNYDNKKFIQILTTHQNRSFTFLELPPSPTPLRPNEIELLSQYQIKYRLGNRYQLPNALLPIQATDCYVDIFFHP; via the coding sequence ATGGATCAATCAAAAAAAGCAATAGGTTTCTTTGTTAGTTTGGCATTTTTGGTTTTGGGATTTTTGTTAATTACAACAAAACAGATCGAACCTTTTTCCGATTTTGCTCTATTAGAATGGCAAATCAAGTTAGCCCTGCAAGGCACATTTCACCTCCAATATAGTTTTCTTTTAGAAGATCCTAACTTTCAGTTTTTTCCACTACCAGATCTTTTTTTCCATGTACATAATGGCCTTCCCTATTCCACTTTTCCAAACTTTTACCCCATTTTCGTTTCTCCACTATATTTAGGTTTTGGAGCCGCAGGAATTAAACTCGGACAATTTGTTCTCTTTTTCTACACTATTTTTATATTTTACCAAATTAAAAAAGATAAAATTGCCACAATACTTTTGTTATTTGGCTCAATACTTTCTCTCTATATATTTCTAATCCATGAAACCATTTTATTTTTCTTTTTAGAAGTGGTAATATTATATTTTTACAATCGCAAATGGTCGATTTTATCTGGCTTCCTATCAATGTGTTTAATCTGGATGCGACCGGAAATGGTTTTTTCTATATTTTTAATTCCATTTTGTTTTCCAAAAGAGAAAAACTGGAAACTATACCTTCTGACTTTGTTTGTTACAGGATTTATTTTTTCGGTCCTAAACTTTATGACCTTGGGAACATATGTCCCTCTCCGTCTTGTAAAAAACTCCGAATTCCAATTCCGTTTAGATACAAGTTTGTATTTGTTTAAACTATGGATAGAGCAAGCACCTATTTTTGTTTTCTTTGTTTTTTATTTTATAAAATCAATTTTTCAAAAAAAAGTTATCTACCAAAATCTTTTATTAATCCTAGTCACAATTGTAATGATTCTCATCTCCCCAAACACTGGCGGGCATAACACTCCACGTTATTTATTTGGACTCATTCCTCTTTATATAGTTTTGCTCAAAAATAACGAAACAGTAGAGTCCAAAATTTCAATAAATTGGGGTATTCTATTGTTAATTTTATCAATTTATCAATCGAATTTACTTTTCCAAAAAACAAAAGAACTAAAAAAAATTTCCCAATACCAAACGAACACAATCCAAGAAATTACCAAGATAAAGGATAAGTTTTTGGTTTTTAACAATTCTGATTTTTCTTTTGTCATATTACAAAAGTTTGCTGCTTTACCTTTCACTCCGGCAGAAAAGGAACTTCTTTTACTAAGACCTAATTATGATAATAAAAAATTCATTCAAATTCTAACTACACACCAGAATCGCTCTTTTACATTTTTAGAACTTCCTCCTTCTCCGACTCCACTTCGTCCGAATGAAATAGAATTACTTTCACAATACCAGATCAAATATCGTTTAGGTAATCGTTATCAATTGCCAAATGCATTACTTCCGATCCAAGCAACAGATTGTTATGTGGACATTTTTTTTCACCCTTAA
- a CDS encoding FxLYD domain-containing protein, with the protein MNSKQCPSCGSHNIYQESATVYRCGDCFDRLPTGSMAEFPPPKVYGTQQKSLPNTLGNWKNLITGIVVVWIVLGSSFFTYYQKLSQGQVLSEEEETTTIKMDPNLESIEMIPEGEFQFTTAIPDGIGNTYIVGKFTNKSGHQLMMPKFTVDLLNDEGTNVGTYFGYAEKNTVNDGESVIFIVLTEKTPNFAKFEINVSATTIPTDDNQPELLLKQIEIQRNQYKEIKLLGKIKNKGNTTANFVRITCLLINKQEKAVDYETVSIEKEDFLPKESLNFEINFSRTKQIPDSYYCETDSILKETSN; encoded by the coding sequence ATGAACTCAAAACAATGCCCAAGCTGCGGTAGTCACAATATTTACCAAGAGTCTGCGACTGTATACAGGTGTGGAGATTGTTTTGATCGTCTTCCCACTGGCAGCATGGCTGAATTTCCACCACCGAAAGTGTATGGAACACAACAAAAATCATTACCAAACACACTTGGAAATTGGAAGAACCTAATCACTGGAATTGTTGTTGTTTGGATTGTTTTAGGGTCTTCCTTTTTTACATATTACCAAAAACTTTCACAAGGACAAGTTCTCTCCGAAGAAGAGGAAACTACTACCATCAAAATGGATCCAAACTTGGAATCAATAGAAATGATTCCTGAAGGTGAATTTCAATTTACCACTGCCATTCCAGATGGAATTGGAAATACTTATATCGTTGGAAAATTTACAAACAAAAGTGGACATCAACTAATGATGCCAAAGTTTACTGTTGATTTATTAAACGACGAAGGAACAAACGTTGGCACGTACTTTGGTTATGCAGAAAAAAATACAGTGAACGATGGAGAATCAGTCATATTTATTGTATTAACAGAAAAAACACCGAACTTTGCTAAATTTGAAATCAATGTATCAGCAACTACCATTCCGACAGATGACAATCAACCAGAACTATTATTAAAACAAATCGAAATCCAAAGGAACCAATACAAAGAAATAAAACTTTTGGGTAAAATTAAAAACAAAGGAAATACAACTGCTAACTTTGTACGAATTACATGTTTACTCATCAACAAACAAGAAAAAGCGGTAGATTACGAAACCGTCAGTATAGAAAAAGAAGACTTTTTACCAAAAGAATCCTTAAACTTTGAAATCAATTTTTCGAGAACAAAACAAATTCCTGATTCCTATTATTGCGAAACTGATTCCATTTTAAAAGAAACTTCCAATTAG
- a CDS encoding PAS domain-containing sensor histidine kinase, with protein sequence MFSTNYDELLSNIPDLICELDSSEKICYANSYHKHRLGYEAHEILGRSVDEFFHPEDRGELLTKMSFLQTPGSETKGIWRIAHKNGHFLTFECRGKFQQDVNGNKRILVVARDITEEIGIEFKLHTKSLGKTQTTADLLAKPIELHYQSFFELKMSQFEFSQLKFAFDEHAVITITDRNGNISYANDRFCEISLYSRDELIGNNHRLLNSGFHSSEFFERMYHMIQNGYVWKGEIRNRTKTGSIYWVSVTIVPLRSIDGNINRFVALHTLITRTIESEERVTQLLQEKELLLQEVHHRIKNNLFSVFSLLKMQSNFSPDPLLKEQFDEAAGRLRSMMALYDRLYRSQNPNEIDLKEYIPNLVSQILSTYPKLIRFEFISNEPIIIKPDIANNLGIILNELICNSVKHSFQMEGVGKITVTIKKIDLQIHFIYSDDGEPLPKNYSLENSESGFGIKLMNLLVQQLKGKANVKPGQSVQFDLLFPIH encoded by the coding sequence ATGTTTTCAACAAATTACGATGAATTACTTTCGAACATACCTGATTTAATTTGCGAATTAGATTCATCCGAAAAAATTTGTTACGCAAATTCCTATCACAAACATAGATTAGGTTATGAGGCACATGAGATTTTAGGTCGATCTGTAGACGAATTTTTTCATCCAGAAGATAGAGGCGAACTTCTCACGAAGATGTCTTTTTTGCAAACACCTGGGTCTGAGACTAAGGGAATTTGGCGAATTGCCCATAAAAATGGGCATTTTTTAACTTTCGAATGTAGAGGAAAGTTCCAACAAGATGTTAATGGAAACAAACGAATCTTAGTTGTTGCGAGAGATATTACGGAAGAGATTGGAATCGAGTTCAAATTACATACGAAATCTTTAGGCAAAACACAAACCACTGCTGATTTACTTGCAAAGCCGATTGAATTACATTACCAAAGTTTTTTTGAATTAAAAATGTCTCAATTTGAATTTTCACAATTAAAATTCGCTTTTGATGAACACGCTGTAATCACTATTACTGATAGAAATGGGAATATATCTTATGCCAATGATCGATTTTGCGAAATTTCGTTGTATTCAAGAGATGAGTTAATAGGAAATAACCACCGTTTATTGAATTCCGGATTTCATTCGTCAGAATTTTTTGAACGAATGTATCATATGATTCAAAATGGATATGTTTGGAAGGGAGAAATTAGAAACCGAACGAAAACTGGTTCAATTTATTGGGTTAGTGTAACCATAGTTCCTTTGCGATCTATCGATGGAAATATTAATAGGTTTGTTGCTTTACATACATTAATTACAAGAACCATTGAATCAGAAGAAAGGGTGACTCAGTTGTTGCAAGAGAAAGAATTACTTTTGCAAGAGGTGCACCACAGAATCAAAAATAATCTGTTTTCTGTATTTAGTTTATTAAAGATGCAGTCAAATTTTTCGCCGGATCCACTTTTAAAAGAGCAGTTTGATGAAGCGGCAGGTCGTTTGCGAAGTATGATGGCCTTGTATGATAGGTTGTATCGATCCCAAAATCCTAATGAAATAGATCTAAAAGAATATATTCCCAATTTAGTATCCCAAATTTTATCAACTTATCCGAAGTTAATACGATTTGAATTTATTTCAAATGAACCCATTATCATTAAACCAGACATTGCAAATAATTTAGGAATCATCTTAAATGAATTGATCTGTAACTCAGTGAAACATTCCTTTCAAATGGAAGGAGTTGGAAAAATTACCGTTACTATAAAGAAAATTGATCTACAAATCCATTTTATTTATAGTGATGATGGAGAACCTCTTCCAAAAAATTATTCGTTAGAAAATTCTGAATCGGGATTTGGAATTAAACTTATGAATTTACTGGTCCAACAATTGAAAGGAAAAGCTAACGTTAAACCTGGACAAAGTGTTCAATTCGATCTATTGTTCCCAATTCATTAA
- a CDS encoding response regulator, whose protein sequence is MHEKRILLAEDELVSATYLKDSLSELGYKVTLATDGQQALAFYLENPFPVVITDYEMPGLNGAELIQELKSEEIEPVIFMFTSHSNPKLIVEVMKLGIYDYLVKPVEEHELSIKLKRAFEFYEMKRTETISKRERQLRLEGHLEWIQWKEKMAGGEFNRLNQNLFESLKNSFCQGAGFGALVTLLKLVSDTTVKEGDHYKIESDVMELIQINTGMAEKALKMFSDIDLMVSSPMQFEEITCAEFYDQLLLWINELKPILALKNQQVLVSDLKPNLTKYTVSYNQFSLQNSFKEIITNACKFSRENSNITIVTNVEYNWFKCVIYNQPTPNADGTYGVPLQFENLIFEPFYRLSKNVFDVYGTLDFGLGLSYVDSCFKKHEGKLSVHNIIDHSEWSDNPITKVAFQFSLPVLKN, encoded by the coding sequence GTGCACGAAAAAAGAATTCTGTTGGCAGAAGATGAATTGGTTTCGGCAACTTACTTAAAGGATAGTTTGTCTGAATTGGGTTATAAAGTAACCCTTGCAACTGACGGTCAACAAGCATTAGCTTTCTATTTAGAAAACCCTTTTCCTGTGGTCATTACTGATTATGAAATGCCTGGTTTAAATGGTGCGGAACTGATTCAAGAATTGAAATCAGAAGAGATAGAACCAGTTATCTTTATGTTCACTTCTCATAGTAATCCTAAGTTAATTGTAGAAGTAATGAAATTGGGAATTTACGATTATCTTGTGAAACCGGTAGAAGAACATGAACTTTCTATTAAATTAAAACGGGCCTTCGAATTTTATGAAATGAAACGTACAGAAACTATTTCCAAAAGAGAGCGCCAACTTCGATTAGAAGGTCATTTGGAGTGGATCCAATGGAAAGAAAAAATGGCCGGAGGTGAATTCAATCGACTGAATCAAAATTTATTTGAAAGCTTAAAAAATAGTTTTTGTCAAGGTGCCGGATTTGGTGCTCTAGTGACACTATTGAAATTGGTGTCCGATACAACGGTTAAGGAAGGAGACCATTATAAAATCGAATCTGATGTAATGGAATTAATTCAAATTAACACAGGGATGGCAGAAAAAGCATTAAAGATGTTTTCAGATATTGATTTAATGGTTTCAAGCCCAATGCAGTTTGAAGAAATCACTTGTGCTGAATTCTATGACCAATTGCTTTTATGGATCAATGAATTAAAACCAATTTTGGCTTTAAAAAACCAACAAGTTTTAGTGAGTGATTTAAAACCGAACCTTACAAAATACACAGTTTCTTATAATCAATTTTCTCTACAAAATTCCTTTAAAGAAATCATAACGAATGCATGTAAGTTCTCACGAGAAAATTCAAACATTACAATTGTTACTAACGTTGAATATAATTGGTTTAAATGTGTAATTTATAATCAACCTACTCCAAATGCTGATGGAACGTATGGAGTTCCGCTACAATTTGAAAATTTAATTTTTGAACCATTCTATCGTTTGTCGAAAAATGTTTTTGATGTCTATGGTACTTTGGATTTTGGTTTGGGGCTTAGTTATGTAGATTCTTGTTTTAAAAAACATGAAGGAAAATTGTCTGTTCATAATATCATAGACCATTCCGAATGGAGTGATAACCCTATTACTAAAGTAGCATTTCAATTTTCATTACCAGTATTAAAAAACTAA